The following proteins are co-located in the Opitutaceae bacterium genome:
- a CDS encoding TonB-dependent receptor translates to MITRTPRFLRAAPAALVCVIGLSITSFAAAVKRTFDIPAGEALPALKQFAKQSSEQLLYSAEAVTGVATKAVNGYLTPREALDRMVEGTELKVVSDRTNGALSLVRVPDPNAPRRPQSDEVPARVEDGKVILNKFEVFGLKSINADLPRTRDDVQPYVVFGRDQIEQSNATNLDEFFRTRLPMNNSGAGTPLRNQGSYSYSSVNLRGLGVNQTLILVDGRRIPSLNVGPAGNGTAQGDVNGIPLSMIERIEILPSTASGIYGGGATGGVINIITKKDYTGIETTLSYGNTFDTDTSTRRIDLNGSLSLQGGRTFLTFSSSFSDGTSLLVQDRDFAQRSRALLLANNPAAIYGPSVTPPQGYTPNIRSQNGSNLMLKSGTALNSPYTHVPTGYTGVASDGGAALVAGAGSYNLALPDSQLVGGLTGALSTPSIRSWSVGGRRRFGTKVEAYVDVSSLENIGSFPMVFASPTSVTLPVSAPDNPFTTPIVVAYPITNLSYLSRQENDSDRIAAGVVARLPRDWNIGVDLTWTRARYLILTPSNMVGDPDGAGPLPSYSTALVAGTLDVVRDLNVHPLNYTPYLMPEQVQRYDYGTIGKEGTLRAAGPLWQLPSGPLTMALSVDWRREGQPSVILKSVSSVPSTFSWYPRTAVDQGAAYLETHVPVFSEKNTSFLRALEFQGSVRYDTYRSMCRPDTSTITVSGPNDPGPGSFTYLIRKLHDYSSMAGFKYSPVRDISFRVSWGTGFLPPSLNQLGSFLSFASTGVNLMDPKRGGGLASTGPITLNQGGNPSLDPELSRSLSAGILYAPRFMSGLRLSVDVTQIDKRNEITTLSPQQDLDYEGQIPWRVLRAPLTAADQALGYTGGRILALSTQFINLAKRRLLAYDFQLDYERKIGALGSFHPYVVATYQPQFSLQILPNTPLVNQVGFTGPLRWRGNAGLDWKRGRWSAGWNLQYYDSYLGYSATGSAAAIASLILNNGTAKVPSQVYHDVYGGYEFGYATGRWQRFLNYTRVTVGVQDIFNTEPPILASASTTTSYSAYGDPRLARYTITLRKRF, encoded by the coding sequence ATGATCACCCGCACACCTCGATTCCTGCGCGCAGCACCGGCTGCGCTTGTCTGTGTCATTGGCCTGTCCATCACCTCCTTCGCGGCCGCGGTGAAAAGGACATTCGACATCCCGGCGGGCGAGGCCTTGCCGGCGCTCAAGCAGTTCGCCAAGCAGTCCAGCGAGCAGTTGCTCTATTCCGCAGAAGCCGTGACCGGCGTCGCCACCAAGGCTGTGAATGGTTACCTCACCCCGCGAGAGGCACTCGACCGGATGGTGGAGGGGACCGAATTGAAGGTGGTGTCTGATCGCACCAATGGTGCGTTGAGCCTGGTGAGGGTCCCCGACCCAAACGCCCCACGCCGGCCCCAAAGCGATGAGGTGCCGGCGAGGGTTGAAGACGGAAAGGTGATACTCAACAAGTTCGAGGTCTTCGGTTTGAAATCGATCAACGCCGACCTCCCGCGCACGCGCGATGACGTGCAGCCATATGTGGTCTTCGGTCGCGACCAGATCGAGCAGTCCAATGCCACCAACCTGGACGAGTTCTTCCGCACCCGCCTGCCAATGAATAATAGCGGGGCCGGCACGCCCCTTAGAAATCAGGGCTCCTACAGCTACAGCTCCGTCAATCTGCGGGGACTCGGCGTGAACCAGACCCTCATCCTTGTAGACGGCCGGCGCATCCCTTCCCTAAACGTTGGCCCTGCAGGCAACGGCACCGCGCAGGGTGATGTCAATGGCATCCCTTTGAGCATGATTGAGCGCATTGAGATTCTGCCATCGACGGCCTCGGGTATCTACGGCGGCGGCGCCACCGGCGGTGTCATCAACATCATCACCAAGAAGGACTACACCGGCATCGAGACCACCCTGTCCTACGGCAACACCTTCGACACCGATACATCCACGCGCCGGATCGACCTGAACGGCAGCCTCTCGCTGCAAGGCGGCAGAACATTCCTGACCTTCAGTTCCAGTTTTTCGGATGGCACCTCGCTGCTGGTGCAGGACCGTGACTTTGCGCAGCGCTCGCGCGCGTTGCTTTTGGCGAACAATCCGGCGGCGATTTATGGGCCGAGTGTCACTCCGCCGCAGGGCTATACGCCCAACATTCGCAGCCAGAACGGCTCAAACCTGATGCTGAAGAGCGGCACGGCGCTCAATTCTCCCTATACCCATGTGCCGACCGGCTACACGGGTGTAGCCTCCGACGGTGGCGCAGCCTTGGTGGCAGGGGCGGGGTCCTACAACCTCGCCCTGCCCGACTCGCAGTTGGTGGGCGGACTGACTGGCGCGCTGTCAACACCCAGCATCAGGAGCTGGTCGGTCGGCGGCCGGCGGCGGTTCGGCACCAAAGTCGAGGCCTATGTCGACGTTTCATCGCTGGAGAACATCGGCAGTTTTCCCATGGTCTTTGCTTCGCCCACTTCCGTGACCCTTCCGGTCTCCGCGCCCGACAACCCATTCACCACCCCGATTGTGGTGGCCTATCCAATCACCAACCTCTCCTACCTCAGCAGGCAGGAAAACGACAGCGACCGCATCGCGGCGGGTGTGGTGGCGCGGCTGCCGCGAGACTGGAACATCGGCGTCGATCTCACCTGGACCCGGGCGCGCTATCTCATTCTCACGCCCTCCAACATGGTGGGCGATCCCGACGGAGCCGGCCCGTTGCCCTCCTATTCCACGGCTCTGGTCGCCGGCACCTTGGATGTCGTGCGCGACTTGAATGTGCATCCTCTGAATTACACGCCCTACCTGATGCCGGAGCAGGTGCAGCGTTACGACTACGGCACGATCGGTAAGGAAGGCACCTTGCGTGCCGCCGGCCCTCTCTGGCAACTGCCGTCCGGCCCTCTCACGATGGCACTCAGTGTCGATTGGCGCAGGGAGGGTCAGCCGTCCGTGATCCTTAAGTCGGTCTCGAGTGTGCCGAGCACGTTTTCTTGGTATCCACGGACGGCGGTCGATCAGGGTGCAGCCTATCTGGAAACACATGTGCCGGTCTTTTCCGAGAAGAACACTTCGTTCCTGCGCGCACTGGAATTCCAAGGCTCGGTGCGCTACGACACCTATCGCTCGATGTGTCGGCCCGACACAAGCACGATCACGGTTTCGGGGCCGAACGACCCAGGCCCCGGCTCCTTCACCTATCTGATTCGGAAACTGCATGACTATAGCAGCATGGCCGGGTTCAAATACTCGCCGGTCAGGGACATCTCTTTCCGGGTGAGTTGGGGCACGGGCTTTCTGCCGCCTTCGCTCAATCAGTTGGGCAGCTTTCTGTCCTTTGCCTCTACGGGCGTTAATCTCATGGATCCCAAGCGCGGAGGGGGTCTGGCGAGCACCGGTCCAATCACCCTCAACCAAGGCGGAAACCCGTCCTTGGATCCCGAACTTTCTCGGAGCCTGTCGGCGGGCATCCTCTATGCGCCACGTTTCATGTCCGGGCTCCGGTTGTCGGTGGACGTGACTCAAATCGACAAACGGAATGAGATTACAACCCTGAGCCCTCAGCAGGATCTGGACTACGAGGGCCAGATTCCATGGCGCGTGTTGCGGGCACCGCTCACGGCGGCTGATCAGGCCCTGGGCTACACCGGGGGACGGATCCTGGCGCTTTCCACTCAATTCATAAACTTGGCCAAGCGGAGGCTCCTGGCGTATGATTTCCAGTTGGACTACGAGCGCAAGATTGGCGCACTGGGGAGCTTTCATCCCTATGTTGTCGCGACCTACCAGCCCCAGTTTTCCCTTCAAATCCTGCCCAACACACCCTTGGTCAACCAAGTTGGCTTCACCGGGCCTCTGCGCTGGCGCGGCAATGCGGGCCTCGATTGGAAACGTGGCCGATGGTCCGCGGGCTGGAACCTGCAATATTACGATTCCTACCTCGGCTATTCCGCCACCGGATCGGCGGCGGCCATCGCCAGCCTTATCCTGAACAATGGGACGGCAAAGGTCCCTAGCCAGGTTTACCATGATGTGTATGGCGGCTATGAATTCGGGTATGCCACCGGACGTTGGCAACGGTTTCTCAACTACACCCGGGTGACCGTTGGGGTGCAGGACATCTTCAACACCGAGCCGCCGATCCTCGCGTCCGCGTCCACGACCACATCGTACAGTGCCTACGGCGACCCGCGGCTGGCCCGCTACACGATCACACTTCGCAAAAGGTTCTGA
- a CDS encoding FecR domain-containing protein, producing MPAPNAREQAALDWFSRCDRGLSPEQEAEFEAWLTADPRHAEIFNELAGTWNLLGRGAAATVLAPPAVPAAPTHRLLRAWALSCAAAAAIALAYVGYWHPAHYSGEITTQVGGLRTLNLPDGTLVALNTDSVLAADFSPAERLVRLERGEAHFTVARNPARPFIVEAGGVSVRAVGTAFNVRLDDHAIEVLVTEGRVRVDDAVSGHSLLAHAPDVDSATMDAFGAPVLTANQKVVVARPAPAARVEAVLPASAGAAVSSEEVRRELAWREGRLEFELAPLRGIVAEFNRYNRHQLAIADPDLAAKCFGGSFRSDDPAGFVRMLHDNYGVRVEETESASILRAAR from the coding sequence ATGCCCGCGCCAAACGCCCGGGAGCAGGCCGCGCTCGACTGGTTCAGCCGCTGCGATCGCGGACTGAGCCCGGAGCAGGAAGCCGAGTTCGAAGCCTGGCTAACCGCGGACCCCCGCCACGCGGAGATCTTCAACGAACTCGCCGGCACCTGGAATCTTCTCGGACGCGGAGCCGCCGCCACTGTGCTTGCGCCGCCCGCGGTGCCAGCTGCTCCAACCCACCGGTTGCTGCGCGCGTGGGCACTGTCGTGCGCCGCCGCAGCAGCAATCGCGCTTGCCTACGTCGGTTACTGGCACCCCGCGCACTACTCCGGGGAAATCACGACCCAGGTCGGAGGTCTGCGCACCCTGAATTTGCCCGACGGCACCTTGGTTGCGCTGAATACGGACAGCGTTCTCGCGGCTGACTTCAGCCCAGCCGAAAGGCTCGTGCGACTCGAACGTGGCGAAGCACACTTCACCGTGGCGAGGAATCCCGCCCGTCCCTTCATCGTCGAGGCCGGTGGCGTTTCCGTCCGGGCCGTCGGCACCGCGTTCAACGTGCGGCTGGATGATCACGCCATCGAGGTGTTGGTAACGGAAGGACGCGTCCGCGTGGATGATGCCGTTTCCGGCCACAGTCTGCTTGCGCACGCTCCCGACGTGGACAGCGCCACGATGGACGCCTTTGGTGCGCCGGTCCTCACCGCCAACCAGAAAGTCGTGGTGGCGCGGCCCGCACCCGCCGCCCGGGTCGAGGCGGTGCTGCCAGCCAGCGCCGGCGCGGCGGTATCTTCGGAGGAAGTCCGGCGCGAACTGGCGTGGCGGGAGGGACGCCTCGAGTTTGAACTGGCTCCACTCCGCGGAATCGTCGCCGAATTCAACCGCTACAACCGGCATCAACTGGCCATTGCCGATCCGGATCTCGCCGCAAAATGCTTCGGCGGATCATTCCGGTCAGATGACCCGGCTGGCTTCGTACGCATGCTGCACGACAACTACGGGGTGCGCGTGGAGGAAACCGAGTCCGCCTCCATTCTGCGTGCCGCGCGGTAG
- a CDS encoding sigma-70 family RNA polymerase sigma factor, which translates to MNPPQPAFGQIDATDHARWFAEQVQPHEPALRAFLRGRFPGLADVDDLVQETYARVLRARSAGQLREVRPYLFATARNAAIDILRHQKASMTDAIGNIERLPVVEERPDAAEKFSHEQELAILHEAIAALPPRCREILTLRRFHDLSHREIGARLGISANTVDAQLCLAVFRCRQFLLVRGVTRERLARASPSMNH; encoded by the coding sequence GTGAACCCGCCTCAGCCCGCGTTCGGCCAGATCGACGCCACCGACCATGCGCGGTGGTTCGCGGAGCAGGTGCAGCCCCACGAGCCCGCCCTGCGCGCGTTCCTGCGCGGACGATTTCCCGGACTCGCCGACGTGGACGACCTGGTCCAGGAAACCTACGCCCGGGTGCTCCGCGCCCGTTCGGCGGGACAGCTCCGCGAAGTCCGGCCCTACCTCTTCGCCACGGCCCGCAACGCCGCCATTGACATCCTGAGGCATCAGAAGGCGTCGATGACCGACGCCATAGGGAATATCGAGCGCCTGCCCGTGGTGGAGGAAAGACCCGATGCGGCCGAAAAATTCTCCCATGAGCAGGAACTCGCCATTCTCCACGAGGCCATCGCCGCCCTGCCGCCGCGCTGCCGCGAAATTCTCACGCTTCGCCGCTTTCACGACCTCTCGCACCGCGAGATCGGCGCACGTCTCGGCATTTCGGCGAACACCGTGGACGCCCAGTTGTGCCTCGCTGTTTTCCGCTGCCGCCAGTTCCTGCTCGTCCGTGGAGTCACCCGCGAACGCCTCGCCCGGGCCTCGCCATCGATGAATCACTGA
- a CDS encoding putative Ig domain-containing protein — translation MNPKIRRNKPFTQYAWMTALLIAMSAFVFTAQAQAQDWLPAANRYRGVYDNKLIGNYGIQFQRVITWNEGRADAGKRGWIVTGQDENGVRVSRDYGATWTHPRLSGLFCSKIAGLYLNSDDDLFVALGGQFSSQDFVTISVDGIYVGDSSLTRAKRVEITRPSGPGPDAPGGKRAFTEVSYAGNSVIRSSNFVARRPQTGGLSDADRPIWALEQILTDGSISYIALYKSTDAGASFQFVQELPVSQYASGNDGIYHILAAPNGDVAILGKRGLWVSRDMGATFTRKFPSSGSVEISAGYFFGGGAAAPSGMRIGVYAANADGGVWETSDIRSVAFAKPNGNNGLPANYRVWHLGGSPANPDRLAVCTDLQPGLPPFLSSDGGRNFTVIEEITGSGDEAWRYNVRRGHAGFHFCPTDEFKCLIPTFQTMARSLDGAERSDGDLVSGFDGMHTKGNGFDAWGGDWRKMLRVCQDSFVNSSYGGMHWVASAGLGTGSPAFKDALGAAGAGTTGYVSGAGGVICPNNRVIAGANRNSGGQSNVMVILDLNPDGTVASYTLESSQLKSRATHSRRSPKNPDVAFVGRWAISNLGAPNPADIVFTDHNSHEIFDCLMDGGTLVSYWANVRSGGTRSGTEIYRSTHDTGANNQTIPWYILPTSSFVERAICADCFNPERVLYVRNDDRNVIREIRRVGADLVDSPLRNSSGQPVNLRTMAGGMLDILTTEIGSAVTVPPVATAITQLIADPNQPGVFYAIAGLHGMPNWWRTVDNGVTWTNISGDAPRTLWTGVVHPMTGEVMGFSSMGEHIHRSPDVYPDLPDRDALTRQMKEYFADVPKAPVLSAVGRLAAGTEAIQPALPTGIEAGDILLLIAETANEVIHIADANGGSWTPVAGTPQGTGSPGAPDATRLTAFWSRYNGTQGAPMLSDSGDHQMARILSFRGAVASGDPFDSAASGVEATAGTSANIPGATTRAANTLLVLAATGSLPNANGTANFSAWSNEDLVALKERSDESSDAGNGGSLGIATGILAEAGACENTRVTLAVSGSRSLLSLAIKPASGSNSAPLITTTALPNGVLGQAYSSRLAASGGDGALVWSLASGSLPAGLSLSGEGIISGTPTVYGGPIVFTVRVSDVDGSTGASDEDTQTLGMAIDPGVNGVFASSQDVGSPVRAGSVSYNSSTGGYTISGGGADITGMSDQFHFVHQSWEGDGRIVARVTSVQNTHPSAKAGLMFRGGTAANAVNVNIALSASGGTQLSHREQTGGETMEDAHVSGVSAPYWLRLERVGDRFTAWQSPDGLLWFQSGSTLFAMADSAEVGLAVTSHDNAQLNASTFESVSVTKPPDWFSADIGYIGSTGNTVHDRGTDVITLNSSGADIGGYADAFQFHYLEARGDTTIVAEISAVENSHPDAKGGVMIRANLSSGSSHAYLGILAGGGIEFRFRKAEGGGTSQEVDADVAAPRFVKPRSRWINIPRHHPRWRHLDTAGQPATIPMNEAACGPLRRSIVNRRSSSSPLSKACM, via the coding sequence ATGAATCCGAAAATCCGGCGCAACAAACCTTTCACGCAGTACGCATGGATGACGGCGCTGCTCATTGCCATGAGCGCATTTGTCTTCACTGCGCAAGCGCAGGCTCAGGACTGGCTGCCGGCGGCGAATCGCTACAGGGGCGTTTACGACAACAAACTCATCGGCAACTACGGCATTCAGTTTCAACGCGTCATCACCTGGAATGAGGGCAGGGCCGATGCCGGCAAGCGCGGATGGATCGTCACCGGCCAGGACGAAAACGGCGTGCGGGTTTCCCGCGATTATGGCGCCACATGGACGCATCCGCGCCTGTCCGGGTTGTTCTGCTCAAAGATTGCCGGGCTGTATCTGAATTCCGACGATGATCTGTTTGTCGCCCTGGGAGGGCAGTTCAGCTCGCAGGATTTTGTCACGATTTCAGTCGACGGCATTTATGTGGGTGACAGCAGCCTCACTCGCGCGAAACGCGTTGAAATCACGCGCCCGAGCGGACCCGGGCCGGACGCTCCAGGCGGCAAGCGCGCGTTCACCGAAGTCTCGTACGCGGGCAACAGCGTCATCCGCAGCAGCAATTTTGTGGCGCGCCGGCCGCAGACGGGCGGGTTGTCGGATGCGGATCGGCCGATCTGGGCGCTTGAGCAGATCCTGACCGACGGCAGCATCAGTTACATCGCTCTGTACAAGAGCACGGACGCCGGGGCTTCTTTCCAGTTTGTTCAGGAGCTTCCTGTCTCGCAGTATGCCTCCGGCAACGATGGCATCTACCACATCCTCGCCGCTCCGAACGGTGATGTCGCCATCCTCGGAAAACGGGGGCTGTGGGTGTCGCGGGACATGGGAGCCACCTTCACAAGGAAATTCCCTTCCAGCGGCAGCGTAGAAATCTCCGCGGGGTACTTTTTCGGCGGCGGAGCGGCCGCGCCTTCGGGCATGCGCATCGGAGTGTACGCAGCGAACGCCGACGGCGGCGTCTGGGAGACATCGGACATTCGTTCTGTCGCTTTTGCCAAACCCAATGGAAACAACGGCCTGCCCGCAAACTATCGGGTCTGGCATTTGGGCGGTTCGCCGGCGAACCCGGACAGGCTGGCGGTCTGCACCGACCTGCAGCCGGGGCTGCCGCCCTTTCTCAGCTCCGACGGCGGCAGAAATTTCACCGTCATTGAGGAGATAACGGGAAGCGGAGACGAAGCCTGGCGGTACAATGTCCGGCGCGGGCACGCCGGCTTTCATTTCTGTCCCACGGATGAATTCAAGTGCCTTATTCCGACGTTTCAGACCATGGCCCGCTCCCTCGACGGAGCGGAGCGCTCGGATGGAGACCTGGTCTCGGGATTCGACGGCATGCACACGAAAGGCAACGGATTCGATGCCTGGGGCGGCGACTGGAGGAAGATGCTGCGGGTCTGCCAGGATTCATTCGTCAACTCTTCGTACGGCGGAATGCATTGGGTTGCATCGGCCGGACTTGGAACCGGTTCGCCGGCCTTCAAGGATGCTCTTGGCGCGGCGGGTGCTGGGACCACGGGTTACGTCTCCGGCGCCGGCGGTGTCATTTGCCCGAACAACCGCGTCATTGCGGGAGCCAACCGGAACTCCGGGGGGCAATCGAATGTAATGGTGATCCTCGATCTCAATCCCGATGGCACCGTTGCCTCCTACACGCTCGAAAGTTCGCAGCTTAAATCGCGCGCCACGCACAGTCGAAGAAGCCCCAAAAATCCCGACGTGGCCTTTGTCGGCCGCTGGGCGATCAGCAATCTTGGCGCACCGAATCCTGCTGACATCGTCTTCACTGACCACAACAGCCACGAGATTTTCGACTGCCTCATGGATGGCGGCACCCTCGTCTCCTACTGGGCGAACGTCAGATCAGGGGGAACTCGAAGTGGAACGGAGATCTACCGGTCGACACACGACACCGGTGCGAACAATCAGACTATTCCCTGGTACATTCTGCCGACATCCTCATTTGTCGAACGCGCCATCTGCGCGGATTGTTTCAATCCGGAGCGCGTGCTCTATGTGCGGAATGATGACCGCAACGTGATCCGCGAAATCAGGCGCGTGGGTGCTGACCTGGTTGATTCGCCTCTGCGAAATTCCAGCGGACAGCCGGTCAACCTGCGCACCATGGCGGGCGGGATGCTCGACATTCTCACGACTGAGATCGGCTCCGCGGTCACGGTGCCGCCCGTGGCCACGGCGATCACGCAGCTCATCGCAGATCCCAACCAGCCCGGCGTCTTCTACGCCATCGCTGGTCTGCATGGCATGCCGAACTGGTGGAGGACGGTCGACAATGGAGTGACTTGGACGAACATTTCCGGTGACGCACCGAGGACGCTGTGGACGGGCGTGGTTCATCCGATGACGGGAGAGGTTATGGGTTTCAGCTCGATGGGTGAACACATTCACAGGTCCCCGGACGTTTACCCCGATCTGCCCGATCGCGATGCCCTGACCAGGCAGATGAAGGAGTATTTCGCAGATGTGCCGAAGGCGCCAGTCCTCTCCGCCGTGGGTCGGCTCGCAGCCGGAACGGAAGCCATCCAGCCCGCGCTTCCGACCGGGATCGAGGCCGGGGACATTCTACTGCTGATCGCCGAGACCGCCAATGAAGTGATCCACATCGCCGATGCCAACGGTGGATCGTGGACCCCAGTTGCCGGCACTCCGCAGGGAACCGGGTCACCGGGCGCTCCGGACGCCACTCGCCTTACCGCTTTCTGGTCGCGCTACAATGGCACGCAGGGAGCTCCGATGCTTTCCGACTCCGGAGATCATCAGATGGCCCGCATCCTGTCGTTTCGCGGGGCGGTCGCATCCGGCGATCCTTTCGACTCCGCCGCTTCAGGTGTCGAAGCGACGGCGGGGACAAGCGCGAACATTCCGGGAGCAACCACGCGCGCAGCGAACACCCTGCTGGTACTTGCAGCGACAGGCAGCCTACCGAATGCAAACGGCACGGCCAATTTCTCGGCATGGTCAAATGAAGATCTTGTCGCATTGAAGGAACGCTCGGATGAATCTTCCGATGCTGGCAACGGGGGATCCCTTGGCATTGCCACGGGAATTCTTGCCGAAGCAGGAGCCTGCGAAAACACGCGCGTCACCCTCGCCGTGTCGGGATCCCGGAGCCTTCTCAGTCTTGCCATAAAACCTGCGAGCGGATCCAACAGCGCGCCTTTGATAACAACAACCGCGCTGCCGAATGGTGTTCTCGGGCAGGCCTACAGCAGCAGGCTCGCGGCGAGTGGCGGGGACGGCGCGCTCGTGTGGAGCCTGGCATCAGGCAGTCTTCCGGCTGGACTGAGCCTTTCGGGCGAAGGCATCATCAGCGGCACTCCAACAGTCTATGGCGGTCCGATTGTTTTCACGGTTCGGGTTTCCGATGTTGATGGAAGCACTGGTGCCAGTGACGAGGACACCCAGACTCTGGGCATGGCGATTGATCCAGGCGTCAATGGGGTCTTTGCGTCCAGTCAGGATGTCGGCTCTCCTGTCCGCGCGGGCTCCGTCAGCTACAATTCATCAACGGGTGGCTACACGATTTCCGGTGGCGGGGCAGATATCACTGGAATGTCGGATCAATTCCATTTCGTGCATCAGTCGTGGGAGGGGGATGGCCGGATTGTTGCGCGGGTGACATCCGTTCAGAATACACACCCGTCGGCAAAGGCCGGTCTCATGTTTCGCGGAGGCACCGCCGCAAACGCAGTCAACGTCAATATCGCGCTCAGCGCCTCGGGTGGCACGCAGCTTTCGCATCGCGAACAGACTGGAGGGGAGACGATGGAGGACGCGCATGTATCCGGGGTTTCGGCCCCCTATTGGCTGAGATTGGAGCGCGTGGGGGACAGGTTCACAGCATGGCAGTCGCCCGATGGGCTTCTCTGGTTCCAGTCGGGCTCAACCTTGTTTGCGATGGCGGACAGTGCAGAGGTGGGGCTGGCCGTCACCTCGCATGACAACGCACAGTTGAATGCCTCAACCTTCGAATCTGTCAGTGTGACGAAGCCGCCCGATTGGTTCTCCGCCGACATCGGGTACATCGGATCAACGGGCAATACGGTTCATGACCGTGGAACCGACGTGATCACATTGAACAGTTCCGGAGCCGACATCGGCGGATACGCGGATGCGTTTCAATTTCACTATCTGGAAGCAAGGGGAGACACGACCATTGTCGCCGAAATATCCGCCGTTGAAAACTCCCACCCTGATGCGAAGGGCGGGGTGATGATCCGGGCGAATCTTTCGAGTGGATCATCGCATGCGTATCTTGGAATCTTGGCTGGAGGCGGCATCGAATTCCGCTTCCGCAAGGCCGAAGGCGGCGGCACGTCGCAGGAGGTCGACGCGGACGTCGCAGCACCGCGATTCGTCAAACCTCGTTCGCGCTGGATCAACATTCCGCGTCATCACCCCCGATGGCGGCATTTGGACACAGCTGGTCAGCCCGCAACCATCCCGATGAATGAAGCCGCATGTGGGCCTTTGCGTCGTTCCATCGTCAACCGCCGTTCCTCTTCAAGTCCGCTTTCGAAAGCGTGTATGTGA
- a CDS encoding transcriptional regulator, producing the protein MKTTGSMVISMRLPLHSGKRLKRMAATHGWTPSDASARLVEEGLRRADFAFIDFRDTKAGRQACVQGSSLAVWEIMLLARAHGTKAAVVAKHLRWPEAKVQAAFNYARAYPDEIDAALAEHDETGFDTLSRMLPQAREFVGRGPTGD; encoded by the coding sequence ATGAAAACAACCGGATCGATGGTCATCAGCATGCGTCTGCCGCTCCACAGCGGGAAGCGCCTCAAGCGCATGGCGGCCACCCACGGCTGGACGCCGAGCGACGCCAGCGCCCGCCTGGTCGAGGAAGGGCTGCGCCGCGCCGATTTTGCCTTCATCGACTTCCGCGACACCAAGGCCGGCCGGCAAGCCTGCGTGCAGGGCAGCTCGCTGGCCGTGTGGGAAATCATGCTGCTCGCCCGCGCGCACGGCACCAAGGCCGCCGTGGTCGCGAAGCACCTGCGCTGGCCCGAGGCCAAGGTGCAGGCGGCCTTCAACTATGCCCGCGCCTACCCGGACGAGATCGACGCCGCACTCGCCGAGCACGACGAGACGGGCTTCGACACCCTGTCGCGGATGCTGCCGCAGGCGCGGGAGTTTGTCGGTCGCGGTCCCACCGGAGATTGA
- a CDS encoding antibiotic biosynthesis monooxygenase → MEHVLIIHEVADYDAWKRVFDDAAGIRKAAGERSYQVLRYENEPRRIVHFSAWTSAAAARAFFESPRLVQIRKDAGVRAPDFIYLKELESGTL, encoded by the coding sequence ATGGAGCACGTTCTGATCATCCACGAGGTCGCTGACTATGACGCCTGGAAAAGGGTGTTTGATGACGCTGCAGGGATTCGAAAGGCGGCCGGCGAACGCTCGTATCAGGTTCTTCGCTACGAAAATGAACCAAGGAGGATCGTCCATTTTTCGGCGTGGACGTCGGCTGCGGCGGCGCGGGCTTTCTTCGAGAGCCCTCGTCTGGTGCAGATCCGCAAGGATGCGGGTGTCAGGGCGCCGGACTTCATCTACCTCAAGGAGCTGGAGTCCGGCACGCTTTGA